One window of the Candidatus Nanopelagicales bacterium genome contains the following:
- a CDS encoding NUDIX hydrolase, whose product MEDFGEDVVRAAGVVLLRPGRRGAEVLVLHRPHRADWSLPKGKLDSGEHVVTAAVRECDEETGYVPVLGPPLEVRAYVAFGQPKVVHYWAATIGDSVGFTPGDEVDEIRWLTVPVAALRLSYADDVDLARRAAALPPTSPMIVLRHAQAQKRHDFKGKHDGRRPLSGRGRTQAKALVDLLAAYGIREVHSSDSRRCVDTVRRYAKSIDTDVRTDRWVNEKGHERRPKAAARHTLALAARPEPLVLCSHRPVLPSILGAVATLPGVDPEDPTVDPKLPPAGFVVLHRAFDDDGAVRVVAVERHEAWPPDH is encoded by the coding sequence GTGGAGGACTTCGGTGAGGACGTCGTCCGGGCTGCCGGCGTCGTGCTGCTGCGCCCGGGCCGACGCGGCGCCGAGGTCCTGGTCCTCCACCGCCCGCACCGCGCCGACTGGTCCCTGCCCAAGGGCAAGCTCGACAGCGGCGAGCACGTGGTCACTGCGGCGGTGCGCGAGTGCGACGAGGAGACGGGCTACGTCCCCGTCCTGGGGCCGCCGCTGGAGGTGCGCGCCTACGTTGCCTTCGGACAGCCGAAGGTCGTGCACTACTGGGCGGCCACCATCGGCGACAGCGTCGGCTTCACCCCCGGCGACGAGGTCGACGAGATCCGCTGGCTCACCGTGCCGGTCGCGGCGCTGCGACTGTCGTACGCCGACGACGTGGACCTGGCCCGGAGGGCGGCGGCACTGCCCCCGACCTCCCCGATGATCGTGCTGCGGCACGCGCAGGCGCAGAAGCGGCACGACTTCAAGGGCAAGCACGACGGCCGACGTCCGCTGTCCGGTCGTGGCCGGACCCAGGCCAAGGCACTGGTCGACCTGTTGGCGGCGTATGGGATCCGCGAGGTGCACAGCAGCGACTCGCGGCGCTGCGTCGACACCGTGCGGCGCTACGCGAAGTCCATCGACACCGACGTGCGCACCGACCGCTGGGTGAACGAGAAGGGGCACGAACGCCGACCCAAGGCCGCTGCCAGGCACACCCTGGCGCTGGCGGCGAGACCCGAGCCCCTGGTGCTGTGCAGCCACCGCCCGGTGCTGCCCTCGATCCTCGGCGCCGTGGCCACCTTGCCCGGCGTGGACCCCGAGGACCCGACGGTCGACCCCAAGCTGCCGCCCGCCGGCTTCGTCGTGCTGCACCGCGCGTTCGACGACGACGGAGCGGTACGGGTGGTTGCGGTCGAGCGGCACGAGGCCTGGCCGCCCGACCACTGA
- the pstS gene encoding phosphate ABC transporter substrate-binding protein PstS has protein sequence MKLTRPVALAATLTAGVLVLAACSSGSDSGSTTSGAAGSADCVSGSIKASGSSAQANAMTEWINGYQTQCPDATIEYQPNGSGAGVQDFINAQTSFAGSDSAIKDEDLTKATERCSAGPAINIPMVGGAIAVAYNLEGVDSLVMTPDVIAGIFANTITKWNDPAIADLNPGATLPDASIAQFHRSDSSGTTDNFTKYLAAAAPTAWTFEPGKDWLAPGGQGSKGSDGVTSSVKSTPNSIGYVELSYIQDAGLGAVAVDNGGGAVEATSENAATTISAAEVTGTGNDLTLSLDYTIKEANAYPIVLLTYEITCEKGLPADQLDLTKSFLKYAASDGQSILTEIGYVPITGDLLTKVQASVDALSS, from the coding sequence GTGAAGCTCACCCGACCCGTCGCCCTCGCGGCGACCCTGACCGCCGGCGTGCTCGTCCTCGCCGCCTGCTCCAGCGGCTCCGACAGTGGCTCGACGACCAGCGGCGCCGCCGGCTCCGCCGACTGCGTGAGCGGCAGCATCAAGGCCTCGGGCTCGTCCGCGCAGGCCAACGCGATGACCGAGTGGATCAACGGCTACCAGACCCAGTGCCCGGACGCGACCATCGAGTACCAGCCCAACGGGTCCGGTGCCGGGGTCCAGGACTTCATCAACGCCCAGACCTCGTTCGCCGGCTCCGACTCCGCCATCAAGGACGAGGACCTGACCAAGGCCACCGAGCGCTGCAGCGCCGGCCCCGCGATCAACATCCCGATGGTCGGCGGCGCCATTGCCGTCGCCTACAACCTCGAGGGCGTCGACTCCCTCGTCATGACGCCCGACGTGATCGCCGGCATCTTCGCCAACACGATCACGAAGTGGAACGACCCGGCGATCGCCGACCTCAACCCGGGCGCGACGCTGCCGGACGCCTCGATCGCGCAGTTCCACCGCAGCGACTCCTCGGGCACCACCGACAACTTCACCAAGTACCTGGCGGCCGCCGCACCGACCGCGTGGACCTTCGAGCCGGGCAAGGACTGGCTGGCCCCGGGCGGCCAGGGCTCCAAGGGCTCCGACGGCGTCACCTCCTCGGTGAAGAGCACCCCTAACTCGATCGGCTACGTCGAGCTGTCGTACATCCAGGACGCCGGCCTCGGCGCGGTGGCGGTGGACAACGGCGGTGGCGCCGTCGAGGCCACCAGCGAGAACGCCGCCACGACGATCTCGGCGGCCGAGGTCACGGGCACGGGCAACGACCTGACCCTGTCCCTCGACTACACGATCAAGGAGGCCAACGCCTACCCGATCGTGCTGCTCACCTACGAGATCACCTGCGAGAAGGGCCTGCCGGCCGACCAGCTCGACCTGACCAAGTCGTTCCTGAAGTACGCCGCGAGCGACGGCCAGTCGATCCTGACCGAGATCGGCTACGTGCCGATCACGGGGGACCTGCTGACCAAGGTCCAGGCCTCGGTCGACGCGCTGAGCAGCTGA
- the pstC gene encoding phosphate ABC transporter permease subunit PstC, giving the protein MGDRVFSGVSRGAGILVLVIMGAIGAFLIWKAIPSFQDNSANFFTETQWLPDADPPVFGIAALAFGTLMTSVMALVLAVPVGIGIALFIAFYAHRRLAAALAFVVDLLAAVPSIIFGLWGLDFLMSNLQGIQEWLNDYLGWIPLFNNELGIYTKSIFVAGVVLAIMVLPTVSAVTREVFVQVPQAHIEASLALGATRWEMVRQAVFPFGRAGMISAAMLGLGRALGETIAVALILSAVFEINWHITEPGGNTFAANIALKWNEAGSNGLSALIAAGLVLFLITLAVNIIARLVIARRREFSGAN; this is encoded by the coding sequence GTGGGAGACCGCGTCTTCTCAGGGGTCAGCCGGGGTGCCGGCATCCTGGTTCTGGTCATCATGGGCGCCATCGGCGCCTTCCTGATCTGGAAGGCGATCCCGTCCTTCCAGGACAACAGCGCCAACTTCTTCACCGAGACCCAGTGGCTCCCCGACGCGGACCCACCCGTGTTCGGCATCGCGGCACTGGCGTTCGGGACGCTGATGACCTCCGTCATGGCCCTCGTCCTCGCCGTCCCGGTCGGGATCGGGATCGCCCTGTTCATCGCGTTCTACGCGCACCGCCGCCTCGCCGCCGCGCTGGCGTTCGTCGTGGACCTGCTGGCCGCGGTCCCGTCCATCATCTTCGGCCTGTGGGGGCTGGACTTCCTGATGTCCAACCTGCAGGGCATCCAGGAGTGGCTCAACGACTACCTGGGCTGGATCCCGCTGTTCAACAACGAACTGGGCATCTACACCAAGAGCATCTTCGTCGCGGGGGTCGTCCTCGCGATCATGGTCCTGCCCACGGTGTCGGCGGTGACCCGCGAGGTCTTCGTCCAGGTGCCGCAGGCGCACATCGAGGCATCCCTCGCCCTCGGCGCGACCCGGTGGGAGATGGTCCGGCAGGCGGTGTTCCCCTTCGGTCGCGCCGGCATGATCTCGGCCGCGATGCTGGGCCTGGGCCGCGCGCTGGGCGAGACGATCGCGGTGGCGCTGATCCTGTCCGCCGTGTTCGAGATCAACTGGCACATCACCGAGCCCGGCGGCAACACGTTCGCCGCGAACATCGCCTTGAAGTGGAACGAGGCGGGCTCCAACGGCCTGTCCGCGCTGATCGCAGCGGGCCTGGTGCTCTTCCTCATCACGCTGGCCGTCAACATCATCGCCCGGCTGGTCATCGCCCGTCGCCGCGAGTTCTCCGGAGCCAACTGA
- the pstA gene encoding phosphate ABC transporter permease PstA: MSDPTTTTRPAGDVDLRARLRGARLPRWAPYAAGAAAVVLAFLLAMVTGIEGWGGTATVAVLLFLVGLTSWSFLVEGRRHAVDRLATTLVYATFVIAVVPLVAVLFSVIQRGISALNLQFLVNDMRNVSPRAVGGGIAHALVGTIEQVLIATVIAVPIGVLAAIYLVEYGGGRLAKAVSFFVDVMTGVPSIVAGLFVYTGLVLTLGLDRSGFAAALSLVVLMIPVITRTTEEMLKIVPNDLREASYALGVPKWRTILRVVIPTALGGIVTGVMLAVARVAGETAPLLLTTFLSQNMNWNPFSGPQASLPLFVWSQIGYGTDAAIARAWAGALVLILFVVVMYVSAKLVARRFAPKAR, encoded by the coding sequence ATGAGCGACCCGACCACGACCACCCGGCCCGCGGGCGACGTCGACCTGCGCGCCCGGCTCCGCGGCGCCCGACTGCCTCGCTGGGCGCCGTACGCGGCAGGCGCCGCCGCCGTCGTCCTCGCATTCCTGCTCGCGATGGTCACCGGTATCGAGGGGTGGGGTGGCACGGCGACCGTCGCCGTGTTGCTGTTCCTCGTCGGCCTGACCTCGTGGAGCTTCCTCGTGGAGGGACGTCGACACGCCGTCGACCGACTCGCCACGACCCTGGTGTACGCGACCTTCGTCATCGCGGTCGTCCCCCTCGTGGCCGTGCTCTTCAGCGTCATCCAGCGGGGCATCTCGGCGCTGAACCTGCAGTTCCTCGTCAACGACATGCGCAACGTGAGCCCCCGCGCGGTCGGCGGGGGCATCGCACACGCCCTGGTCGGCACGATCGAGCAGGTGCTCATCGCCACGGTCATCGCGGTCCCCATCGGAGTGCTGGCCGCCATCTACCTGGTGGAGTACGGCGGCGGCCGGCTGGCGAAGGCCGTCTCCTTCTTCGTGGACGTCATGACCGGCGTCCCGTCGATCGTGGCCGGTCTGTTCGTCTACACCGGCCTGGTCCTCACCCTCGGCCTGGACCGCTCCGGCTTCGCGGCCGCGCTGAGCCTGGTGGTCCTGATGATCCCGGTGATCACGCGGACCACCGAGGAGATGCTCAAGATCGTGCCGAACGACCTGCGCGAGGCCTCGTACGCCCTGGGCGTGCCCAAGTGGCGCACGATCCTGCGCGTGGTGATCCCGACCGCGCTCGGCGGGATCGTGACCGGGGTCATGCTGGCCGTCGCCCGGGTCGCCGGCGAGACGGCGCCCCTGCTGCTGACCACGTTCCTGTCGCAGAACATGAACTGGAACCCGTTCAGCGGTCCGCAGGCCTCGCTCCCGCTGTTCGTGTGGTCGCAGATCGGCTACGGCACCGACGCCGCCATCGCCCGAGCCTGGGCTGGCGCGCTGGTCCTGATCCTGTTCGTGGTGGTCATGTACGTCTCGGCGAAGCTGGTCGCCCGGCGATTCGCCCCGAAGGCCCGGTGA
- the pstB gene encoding phosphate ABC transporter ATP-binding protein PstB, whose product MSKRIEVADLDVYYGKFKAVEDVSMSIEPRAVTAFIGPSGCGKSTVLRTLNRMHEVIEGAWVDGKVLLDGEDIYAPDVDPVNVRRTIGMVFQRPNPFPTMSIYDNVVAGLKLERRKGTKKSDFDDVVERSLRGANLWEEVKDRLDRPGSGLSGGQQQRLCIARAIAVEPQVVLMDEPCSALDPISTLAIEDLILELKEQYTIVIVTHNMQQAARISDTTGFFNLAGVGQPGRLIEMGPTAQIFSKPDVQATEDYISGRFG is encoded by the coding sequence ATGTCCAAGCGCATCGAGGTCGCCGACCTGGACGTCTACTACGGCAAGTTCAAGGCCGTGGAGGACGTCTCGATGTCCATCGAGCCCCGTGCCGTGACCGCCTTCATCGGGCCGTCCGGGTGCGGCAAGTCGACCGTGCTGCGGACCCTGAACAGGATGCACGAGGTCATCGAGGGGGCCTGGGTCGACGGCAAGGTGCTGCTCGACGGAGAAGACATCTACGCCCCCGACGTGGACCCGGTGAACGTGCGGCGCACCATCGGCATGGTCTTCCAGCGGCCCAACCCGTTCCCGACGATGTCGATCTACGACAACGTGGTCGCCGGCCTGAAGCTGGAGCGGCGCAAGGGCACCAAGAAGTCCGACTTCGACGACGTGGTGGAGCGGTCGCTGCGCGGCGCCAACCTGTGGGAGGAGGTGAAGGACCGGCTGGACCGGCCCGGGTCCGGGCTGTCCGGCGGGCAGCAGCAGCGGCTGTGCATCGCCCGCGCCATCGCCGTGGAGCCGCAGGTGGTCCTGATGGACGAGCCCTGCTCGGCGCTGGACCCGATCTCCACGCTGGCGATCGAGGACCTCATCCTGGAGCTGAAGGAGCAGTACACGATCGTGATCGTGACGCACAACATGCAGCAGGCGGCGCGGATCAGCGACACCACCGGCTTCTTCAACCTCGCCGGCGTCGGACAGCCGGGACGCCTGATCGAGATGGGCCCGACGGCCCAGATCTTCTCCAAGCCCGACGTCCAGGCCACCGAGGACTACATCTCCGGCCGCTTCGGCTGA
- a CDS encoding Dabb family protein, translating to MITHSVLFQLHEPADADEVVRRLEGLRGRIPTLRSLTAGVDVGHDPAGFHVALVTTHDDLEGLVAYAEDPLHREFGAWLAPRMAARAAVDFEAGA from the coding sequence GTGATCACCCATTCCGTCCTCTTCCAGCTGCATGAGCCCGCCGACGCCGACGAGGTGGTGCGACGGCTCGAGGGCCTGCGGGGGCGCATACCGACGCTCCGCTCTCTGACCGCCGGGGTCGACGTCGGACACGACCCGGCGGGCTTCCACGTCGCCCTGGTGACCACGCACGACGACCTGGAGGGTCTGGTCGCGTATGCCGAGGATCCGCTGCACCGAGAGTTCGGTGCGTGGCTGGCCCCCAGGATGGCGGCCCGCGCGGCCGTCGACTTCGAGGCTGGCGCCTGA
- a CDS encoding LppX_LprAFG lipoprotein encodes MTRPAPRRRTRLAVVAAGAAATALALTGCSGGFPGTLSAAPAAHVVVQQAADATRAAGTSRVSMDATVTVDGTETSITGSGVVDYADGTGEFTLDLGPLGTVRQIATADTVYVQVPSVSDSWYAMPVEGDAGAHGSVADGLAPDDVLDSLREFGTVTEDGTETIDGVETTRYVATLDLAAALASSGLPTDVLGDLGLGLGTRPTDAEPAVVTVWVDDADRVVRVSQQMDLGGTMSVTSTLSFTDFGVPVDVTAPPADQVVTDPQGLLGGLLGSLGGGQAGDLGSLLEGLGLGDLNLDDLNLGDLAGDLGLQDLQGLDLQGLQDLDLGSLLGELGLQDLNLGDLGLGDLGGLGLGGAAGDGQGGLSGATGTGGQLSA; translated from the coding sequence GTGACCCGCCCCGCCCCCCGTCGTCGTACCCGGCTCGCCGTCGTCGCAGCCGGAGCCGCCGCCACCGCACTCGCCCTCACCGGCTGCAGCGGCGGGTTCCCCGGCACCCTGTCCGCCGCTCCCGCGGCCCACGTCGTGGTTCAGCAGGCCGCCGACGCCACCCGAGCCGCGGGCACCTCCCGGGTGTCGATGGACGCGACCGTGACCGTGGACGGCACCGAGACCAGCATCACGGGCAGCGGGGTCGTGGACTACGCGGACGGGACCGGGGAGTTCACCCTCGACCTCGGCCCGCTGGGGACCGTGCGCCAGATCGCCACTGCGGACACCGTGTACGTCCAGGTGCCGTCGGTCTCGGACAGCTGGTACGCGATGCCCGTCGAGGGCGATGCCGGTGCCCACGGATCCGTCGCGGACGGGCTGGCGCCGGACGACGTGCTGGACAGCCTGCGCGAGTTCGGCACGGTCACCGAGGACGGCACCGAGACGATCGACGGCGTCGAGACCACCCGGTATGTCGCCACGCTGGACCTGGCGGCCGCACTGGCCTCCTCCGGTCTGCCGACCGACGTGCTCGGCGACCTCGGCCTGGGCCTCGGGACGCGGCCGACGGATGCCGAGCCGGCGGTCGTCACCGTGTGGGTCGACGACGCGGACCGGGTCGTGCGCGTGTCCCAGCAGATGGACCTCGGCGGCACGATGAGCGTCACGTCCACCCTCTCGTTCACCGACTTCGGCGTCCCGGTCGACGTGACCGCGCCCCCGGCCGATCAGGTCGTGACGGACCCGCAGGGTCTGCTGGGCGGACTGCTGGGGAGCCTCGGTGGCGGTCAGGCCGGCGACCTGGGCTCCCTGCTGGAGGGCCTGGGGCTGGGCGACCTGAACCTCGACGACCTCAACCTGGGCGACCTCGCCGGCGACCTGGGGCTGCAGGACCTTCAGGGACTGGACCTGCAGGGTCTGCAGGACCTTGACCTCGGCTCGCTGCTCGGCGAGCTAGGCCTGCAGGACCTGAACCTGGGCGACCTCGGCCTCGGCGACCTCGGGGGCCTCGGCCTCGGGGGCGCAGCGGGCGACGGGCAGGGCGGCCTCAGCGGCGCCACCGGCACCGGCGGCCAGCTCAGCGCCTGA
- a CDS encoding cation transporter has protein sequence MSTTATYTVTGMTCEHCVKAVTEEISALAGVESVDVVLETGLVTVTSGQPLAVDDVRAAVDEAGYDLA, from the coding sequence GTGAGCACCACGGCCACCTACACCGTCACCGGCATGACCTGTGAGCACTGCGTCAAGGCCGTCACCGAGGAGATCTCGGCCCTGGCCGGCGTCGAGAGCGTCGACGTCGTGCTGGAGACCGGTCTGGTCACCGTGACCAGCGGGCAGCCGCTGGCGGTCGACGACGTGCGCGCCGCGGTCGACGAGGCCGGCTACGACCTGGCCTGA
- a CDS encoding metal-sensitive transcriptional regulator, producing MRPGYADRRASHVARLRRVEGQVRGLQRMVDEDVYCIDVLTQVAAATRALQSFAVALLEDHLSHCVAEACERGGPDAQAKVEEATAAIARLLRA from the coding sequence GTGCGGCCCGGCTACGCCGACCGCCGCGCCTCCCACGTGGCCCGGCTGCGGCGGGTTGAAGGGCAGGTCCGCGGGCTGCAGCGGATGGTGGACGAGGACGTGTATTGCATCGACGTCCTCACCCAGGTCGCGGCGGCCACGCGGGCGCTGCAGTCGTTCGCGGTCGCCCTGCTCGAGGACCACCTCAGCCACTGCGTGGCCGAGGCCTGCGAGCGTGGCGGCCCGGATGCCCAGGCCAAGGTCGAGGAGGCCACCGCGGCCATCGCCCGGCTGCTGCGCGCCTGA
- a CDS encoding SDR family oxidoreductase, producing the protein MTTASPASPAIRPAARGGAPGPDGGRGTAVVTGAGRGLGLAIADRLAAEGYQVVRTDVVGADRVLDVRDPEACRALAREVDPEVWVNCAGVLGAGDAATQPDDVIDTVVGVNLLGVMHGTRAAVAVMRSRDGGRGRGHVINVGSLASWVPVPGECVYAATKAGVLSFTLGLKAELRAAGVRGVGLSVVCPDGMLTPMITEVLDDPAVALSFTGLRVVTPAEVAERAVGLVDRPRTVASVPRWRGAQVRLFGAVPDLVLHAAPLFARIGRLNQAKARRDA; encoded by the coding sequence ATGACGACCGCGTCGCCCGCCTCGCCCGCCATCCGTCCCGCCGCGCGCGGCGGTGCCCCCGGGCCCGACGGGGGGCGGGGTACGGCCGTGGTGACCGGGGCCGGCCGCGGGCTCGGACTGGCCATCGCCGACCGGCTGGCCGCGGAGGGCTACCAGGTCGTCCGTACCGACGTGGTGGGAGCGGACCGGGTGCTCGACGTACGCGACCCCGAGGCGTGCCGCGCGCTGGCGCGCGAGGTCGACCCGGAGGTGTGGGTCAACTGCGCGGGGGTGCTCGGCGCCGGCGACGCGGCCACCCAGCCGGACGACGTGATCGACACGGTCGTAGGGGTGAACCTGCTCGGCGTGATGCACGGCACGCGTGCGGCCGTGGCGGTGATGCGGTCGCGCGACGGCGGTCGCGGGCGCGGGCACGTCATCAACGTCGGGTCGCTGGCGTCGTGGGTGCCCGTGCCGGGCGAGTGCGTCTACGCGGCGACGAAGGCCGGGGTGCTGTCGTTCACGCTGGGGCTCAAGGCCGAACTGCGGGCGGCCGGGGTGCGCGGCGTGGGGCTGTCGGTGGTGTGCCCGGACGGGATGCTGACGCCGATGATCACCGAGGTGCTGGACGACCCGGCGGTGGCGCTGTCGTTCACCGGGCTGCGGGTGGTCACGCCGGCGGAGGTCGCCGAGCGCGCGGTGGGGCTGGTGGACCGGCCGCGCACGGTCGCCAGCGTGCCCCGCTGGCGGGGGGCGCAGGTCCGGCTGTTCGGGGCGGTGCCGGACCTGGTGCTGCACGCGGCGCCGCTGTTCGCCCGGATCGGCCGGCTGAACCAGGCCAAGGCCCGGCGCGACGCGTGA
- a CDS encoding Type 1 glutamine amidotransferase-like domain-containing protein, whose protein sequence is MPGPLALVGSGEYLPVMQDLEAGLIAGRPPRYVQLATAAAPEGPASLGRWRDLGAAQAERIGVEQVWVPVTDRASADDPDNAALVAGAGLVYLSGGNPAYLAETLAGTAVWEAIVTAWQAGAALAGCSAGAMAMSTWVPHIRPRLSGPAHVDGLGLLPHVRVIPHFDRMLGRVPDLLTRYLLHAPDGVAIVGVDEDTALVGGPHEWTVRGRSSAWLLGHGRREEYPAGSTVTIP, encoded by the coding sequence GTGCCCGGACCCCTCGCCCTGGTCGGCTCCGGGGAGTACCTGCCGGTGATGCAGGACCTCGAGGCCGGCCTCATCGCCGGCCGCCCGCCGCGGTACGTCCAGCTCGCCACCGCGGCGGCCCCGGAGGGCCCGGCGTCCCTCGGCCGGTGGCGCGACCTCGGCGCCGCCCAGGCCGAGCGGATCGGCGTGGAGCAGGTCTGGGTTCCCGTCACCGACCGCGCGTCCGCCGACGACCCCGACAACGCCGCGCTCGTCGCGGGCGCCGGCCTGGTCTACCTCAGCGGCGGCAACCCCGCCTACCTGGCCGAGACCCTCGCCGGCACGGCGGTCTGGGAGGCGATCGTCACCGCCTGGCAGGCCGGCGCCGCGCTGGCCGGCTGCAGCGCCGGCGCGATGGCGATGTCCACCTGGGTCCCGCACATCCGGCCGCGGCTGTCCGGTCCTGCCCACGTCGACGGCCTCGGCCTGTTGCCGCACGTCCGCGTCATCCCGCACTTCGACCGGATGCTCGGACGGGTCCCCGACCTGCTCACCCGCTACCTGCTGCACGCTCCCGACGGGGTGGCCATCGTCGGCGTCGACGAGGACACCGCCCTCGTCGGGGGACCGCACGAGTGGACGGTGCGAGGCCGCAGCTCGGCCTGGCTGCTCGGGCACGGCCGACGCGAGGAGTACCCCGCGGGCAGCACGGTCACGATCCCCTGA
- the glgC gene encoding glucose-1-phosphate adenylyltransferase: MGSEPRVLGIVLAGGEGKRLMPLTADRAKPAVPFGGAYRLIDFVLSNLINAGYHRVCVLTQYKSHSLDRHVTTTWRMPNLLGNYVTPVPAQQRLGPRWYTGSADAIYQSLNLVYDDQPDIVVVFGADHVYRMDPAQMVAHHLDTGAGVTVAGIRMPRSMANQFGIIEAADDGVKVKRFLEKPLDPPGIPGAEDQSYVSMGNYVFDTDVLIEALKVDAGDTGSVHDMGGSILPMLTDAGKACVYDFDLNEVPGATDRDRGYWRDVGTLDSYHDAHMDLVSVHPVFNLYNRRWPILTNLPPLPPAKFVEGGNAHESMVGAGSIIAGAHVRNSVLSYDVQALPGAYVEGSVLMPGVRIGRNAVVRNAILDKYVKVPDGAQIGVDHESDREHYTVSDAGVVVLGKKQEVV; encoded by the coding sequence GTGGGCTCCGAACCTCGCGTTCTCGGGATCGTCCTCGCCGGTGGAGAGGGCAAGCGGCTGATGCCGCTGACCGCCGACCGGGCCAAGCCGGCGGTCCCCTTCGGCGGCGCGTACCGCCTCATCGACTTCGTGCTGTCGAACCTGATCAACGCCGGCTACCACCGGGTCTGCGTGCTCACGCAGTACAAGTCCCACTCGCTGGACCGGCACGTGACGACGACCTGGCGGATGCCCAACCTGCTGGGCAACTACGTCACCCCGGTGCCCGCGCAGCAGCGGCTCGGTCCGCGCTGGTACACCGGCAGCGCCGACGCGATCTACCAGAGCCTCAACCTGGTCTACGACGACCAGCCCGACATCGTCGTGGTGTTCGGCGCCGACCACGTCTACCGGATGGACCCGGCGCAGATGGTCGCCCACCACCTCGACACCGGGGCCGGCGTGACCGTGGCGGGCATCCGGATGCCCCGGTCGATGGCCAACCAGTTCGGCATCATCGAGGCCGCGGACGACGGCGTGAAGGTCAAGCGCTTCCTGGAGAAGCCGCTGGACCCGCCGGGGATCCCCGGCGCGGAGGACCAGTCGTACGTGTCGATGGGCAACTACGTCTTCGACACCGACGTGCTGATCGAGGCGCTGAAGGTGGACGCCGGCGACACCGGGTCGGTGCACGACATGGGTGGCAGCATCCTGCCGATGCTCACCGACGCCGGGAAGGCGTGCGTCTACGACTTCGACCTCAACGAGGTCCCGGGCGCCACGGACCGCGACCGCGGCTACTGGCGCGATGTCGGGACGCTGGACTCCTACCACGACGCGCACATGGACCTGGTGTCCGTGCACCCGGTGTTCAACCTCTACAACCGGCGCTGGCCGATCCTGACCAACCTGCCGCCGTTGCCGCCCGCGAAGTTCGTGGAGGGCGGCAACGCGCACGAGTCGATGGTGGGCGCCGGCTCCATCATCGCGGGCGCGCACGTGCGCAACTCCGTGCTGTCGTACGACGTGCAGGCGCTGCCCGGTGCGTACGTGGAGGGCAGCGTGCTGATGCCGGGTGTGCGCATCGGCCGCAATGCCGTGGTGCGCAACGCGATCCTGGACAAGTACGTGAAGGTCCCGGATGGCGCGCAGATCGGCGTCGACCACGAGAGCGACCGCGAGCACTACACGGTCAGCGACGCCGGTGTCGTCGTGCTGGGCAAGAAGCAGGAGGTCGTCTGA